The sequence GAGTTACCCCGACCAGGTAGAAGACAATCCAAATTGCGAGGTAGTTGCTGGTAATAGCAAGGTCTAAAGGAAGCAATAGAACGTACGCAGTACACAGCTTACCCGAACTCGATTCGGCGTTATGGAAGACTAAATTGGGTGGCAAATCTCAAATGGTTCATAGAGCTTATTAAAAAAATAATTCTTCCTCAGCCAGCGATAGAGAAAACCACAATATGTTGTGCCCGCGTATCTCCCCGGAAAAACGATCATTTATAGATTGAACGCTTTGCATTTGCTAACAGAGATTGCATCGTTTCCTCTTGTTCGTAAAAAAAATGAAAATTAACGAATTAAGGAAAAACCCAGTCTTAGAATCTCCTCTTTCTTCTGGTATTCAACCAACCTTTCCGCATAACCGTTAAAATATTGGAGGTGTAGATAAAGGTTAAGTTTGTTTTGAAACAACGAAGTTAAGGGATAGCTCAGGTCTGCTTGTAAACTAGGCCCCTCTTCGGCCCATCTTGTATTGGTTTCCAAGACTAAACCGTCTGGGTCTCCTATTTTGGCCAGGAGGTTGAAGTAGCCTCGGTATTTATAGAGATCTGGGTTAGTATCGTTGTCATTTCCAACGTAAGTCCATATTCTGGGAGCAATGGCCAGAAAATGTTTATCCGTGAGAGAAAAGGCTAGTATAGCTTCAATGTAGGCGAAGTTAGTGCTTCTGGATACGATGTCGTCCTTTCCGTTGGATTCATGCTGGAATCCGGTTTTAATACCAAACGCCTTGATCCATGAGGTGTTGAGATCAATTTTGGGCATTAAATAGAAAAGTTCTGGTTTGTAACTTGTGTCATCAAAGGGTTTGGAGTCTGAACTCAAGTCCCAATATGAGGTTTGGGTATAAGCCAAATGAAACCCATCCATAAAACCTCTTACCATCTGACTGTCAAAGGCATCGTTGAAAAGCTTATATTTAAAACTGAGTTGAAATTTACTCTTTTCTTTTCCGGGATGCGCCCCAACTAAAAAATACATAGGTTCATAGGCAGATAAATTATTAAGAAATGGATGGAAAACCGATTCTTTTTCGCCTATGGCAATTTGATCGGTTCGCTTTCCCACGGGTATAGCAGACGCCGTGAATAAAACCGGACCTACCCCTAAGGCTTCTAATGAGAGTTTAATGTTTCCGTTCATGGACTGGGGAATGACAAAGCTATATTCCTGTTTTGCATATCCCATAGCAGGTATGGTTACTGACCGATCTTTTGCGGCATTTATAGGACTGGCTTCAATTACCCTGATACTGTTAGGGGTTGACAGTGTAACCATGAGCCTGTCGTATGCTTTGGTGGTATGTGGTACGGCTTTGGCGTTGTGGATAAAAAGATTGAATCGGGCTTCCTTTCCGGATACAATTTCTCCTTGGGGAGGAACGATATACAGCCCCGCCTCCTGTGCTGCAACAGGCCCATTGCCCCATAAAAATCCAAATAGTATCAGAAAAATTAGCCACTCTATGCTGATTTTTTTACAATACGTTATCAGAAACATTTTTGTGAAACTCCGAAGGTTTGAAAATCGTTTTTTCATAGAGCCTGTTTAAAAATTAGGGGATCGAAGCGAAATCTCATGAAAATGAGTCAATTTTCACAAATTTTCTGTTAATAGCCGGACTATTGACATAAAATTTGGGGGAATTGGAGCCATTTTCATGGGATTGCAGCCGATTCATCAATTTTTAAACAGGCTCTTAACTTATCCATACTCACTATCCTTATCACTATAAGATTAATATACGGTGCCATGGTTTAACAATTTAAGACTATGGAAATTTAATTGTAGAATCTAATTTCATTTATAAAAGCTGAAGATTGACCATTATTACCAGCTTTTTTCGTATCCAAAGCCAAGGCGATTCCTGAGATGCCAGGGTCATCATCCTTTTCTTTGTCAAAATAAGACCGGTATGCATTTAATAAATCGAAACGGGTTGTGACCATTTCACCAATACCGGGGCGGTCTGCACAAACATATCTGCCCCCCTTTTTGAAATAGGAGCCTAAATAAGGGTGGTTGAGACGATCATCCCCATGGCAGAGAAACAGACCGACGAAATATGGTGCGTCTGGAATGAACAGAGAGCCGCTTGCTTTGCGTTCATCTCCCATAAAGATCATCACCATTATTGCCTCGTTTCTAACGCTCTGTTCATAGGACGCCCCTTGGGGATGTTTATTAATCCCCCAGTCGATTTCCACATATGTAAACTATTATGTCGGCTTTGAAAAGCCAAGAATCAATTTAATAGGAGATCAACCGTTTTCTTCATAGGATTGCTCTTGATTTTACCTGGATGTGATGGTTTTTGAAATCAGAGATGGTAACGTTATTTTGAGCATTAGCTTAAAGCACTCGGAATAAACCGATCCTTTTCCGGGTGAAATGATGCGGGGCAGGCCTGGATAAATGCCTCTACCTGCTTTGCGGGGCCATTATGAACCAGGGTTAAGGCATAATACCGGAATAGAAGCCATGGGTCGGTGTCCGGGTTCTCAAGCCTTTCCGCAATAGGGTGGACTGGGTCAAGGTTTCGGAACGTTTCCCTAAGCTGTGTATATTCCTGCAGAGTCAGATGCCGGACAATACGACATTTTGTCGAGTGATCCTGAATATATGCGTGAATGGCGGCAAGGAAAAAAGATATACTGCAGGTCCTTGCCTGTGCAACGATCTCTTTTTTTGTAAATTCAACATGATCAAGGATTTCGTTTTTCATGGCTGACTTATTTTTTGCGCAGAGGTCATTGAATCGATTGGCGTTCAGATACCTGTTTTTTATCCGTTTGACCACCGAAGGGGTCAGGCTTTTTCTTTTGAGCCGGGCCCTGTCTGAAAAAACATCAAAATATTCCCTGATGCTTCTCATGCCCGGCGGGGTTAGTTCATACCGGCCGTTATCACAAAGGATATTTTCCACCTGTACATCCAAAAGCGTAGGTAAAATGCAAAAACCCTGTTCCGTGGCGACTTCAAGGGGCTTGAAATAATCCACTAAAAGGGCGGGGCGGCCGATTTTTTTTCTGGGGATAAACGGGGCTTTTTTAGTAAGCCTGATTTTTTTATGGCCAAAGGGGTGCAATGCACTAGTAAATGCCGGGATGATGGAAAAACATCCGTCCAGGGAAATTTCAGTGCCGTAGCTGTCTGTAATGGACGGCTTAACCGTGGA comes from uncultured Desulfobacter sp. and encodes:
- a CDS encoding phospholipase A, with the protein product MVTLSTPNSIRVIEASPINAAKDRSVTIPAMGYAKQEYSFVIPQSMNGNIKLSLEALGVGPVLFTASAIPVGKRTDQIAIGEKESVFHPFLNNLSAYEPMYFLVGAHPGKEKSKFQLSFKYKLFNDAFDSQMVRGFMDGFHLAYTQTSYWDLSSDSKPFDDTSYKPELFYLMPKIDLNTSWIKAFGIKTGFQHESNGKDDIVSRSTNFAYIEAILAFSLTDKHFLAIAPRIWTYVGNDNDTNPDLYKYRGYFNLLAKIGDPDGLVLETNTRWAEEGPSLQADLSYPLTSLFQNKLNLYLHLQYFNGYAERLVEYQKKEEILRLGFSLIR